Proteins encoded within one genomic window of Flavobacterium gilvum:
- a CDS encoding hydroxypyruvate isomerase family protein, whose protein sequence is MSTTFDRRTALKGILAGTVSLAIPTGLSAAILSEEELQLKSNKLKGKINHSVARWCFNSFDIETLCIEAKKIGITAIDLVGPKDWPVLKKHNLVSAMCNGAEINLVDGFNDTKFHEQLIKNYTEMIPLVAEAGYKNLICFSGNRRGKTDEEGWNNCVLGLQKLIPLAEKHGVILVMELLNSKINHKDYQCDKTSWGVELAKRLNSENFKLLYDIYHMQIDEGDVIRTIQENHKYFAHYHTGGVPGRAEIDETQELNYGAIMKAIADTGFTGFVAQEFIPKQKDKIASLKKAIAICDI, encoded by the coding sequence ATGAGTACAACATTTGATAGAAGAACTGCTCTAAAAGGCATTCTTGCAGGAACAGTGTCTTTGGCGATTCCAACTGGTTTATCTGCTGCGATACTTTCGGAAGAAGAATTACAATTAAAATCTAATAAATTGAAAGGAAAAATTAATCATTCGGTTGCTCGCTGGTGTTTCAATAGTTTTGATATCGAAACCCTTTGTATAGAAGCAAAAAAAATAGGAATTACAGCTATTGATTTAGTAGGTCCCAAAGATTGGCCTGTATTAAAGAAACACAATCTTGTTTCGGCTATGTGTAATGGTGCCGAAATAAATCTGGTAGACGGATTTAATGACACCAAATTTCATGAACAACTGATTAAGAATTATACAGAAATGATTCCGCTGGTTGCCGAAGCCGGTTATAAAAACTTAATCTGTTTTAGCGGAAATAGAAGAGGAAAAACAGATGAAGAGGGTTGGAATAATTGTGTGCTTGGGTTGCAAAAATTGATTCCATTGGCCGAAAAGCATGGAGTTATCTTGGTTATGGAATTGCTTAATAGTAAAATCAATCACAAAGACTATCAATGTGATAAGACTTCTTGGGGTGTAGAATTGGCAAAACGACTTAATTCCGAAAATTTTAAACTGCTATATGATATTTACCATATGCAAATTGACGAAGGTGATGTCATCAGAACAATCCAAGAGAATCATAAATATTTTGCGCACTACCATACCGGCGGTGTTCCGGGGCGTGCTGAAATTGATGAAACTCAGGAACTTAATTACGGTGCCATAATGAAAGCCATTGCTGATACTGGTTTTACAGGTTTTGTGGCGCAAGAGTTTATTCCAAAACAAAAAGATAAAATAGCTTCTTTGAAAAAAGCAATTGCCATTTGTGATATCTAA
- a CDS encoding nucleoside permease: MNTSIRIKLSLMMFLEFFIWGAWFVTLGTFLGNNLKASGSETAAIFSTQSWGAIIAPFIIGLIADRYFNAEKILGILHLAGAFLMYQMYQSPDVGMFYIYVLSYMILYMPTLALVNSVAFNQMKDPEKEFANIRVWGTIGWILAGLAISFLFHWDSTEAIAQGLLKNTFLLAGIAALVLGLLSFTLPKTPPKVSEGKIKIADIIGLDALKLLKDKNFLIFFIASILICIPLAFYYQNAHPFLTASGVENPTGKMAIGQISEALFLLSIPLFFSRFGFKKTILVGMIAWAIRYVLFAYGDGGELSFMLILGIALHGICYDFFFVSGQIYTNSKAGEKYKSAAQGLITLATYGIGMLIGFAVAGWITDNYKTIEGAINWQMVWIIPAGIAFAVFLFFILLFQDRNKLVNEI, encoded by the coding sequence ATGAATACTTCAATCCGAATTAAATTATCACTGATGATGTTTCTGGAATTTTTTATCTGGGGGGCATGGTTTGTCACTTTGGGTACATTTTTGGGAAACAATTTAAAAGCTTCCGGTTCAGAAACGGCGGCAATATTTTCTACGCAATCGTGGGGTGCTATTATCGCTCCTTTTATTATTGGCTTGATTGCAGACCGTTATTTTAACGCCGAAAAAATATTGGGCATTTTACATCTTGCAGGTGCATTTTTGATGTATCAAATGTACCAGTCACCAGATGTTGGAATGTTTTATATCTATGTGTTAAGTTATATGATTTTGTATATGCCAACATTGGCTTTGGTAAATTCTGTGGCATTCAACCAAATGAAAGATCCAGAGAAAGAGTTTGCAAATATCAGAGTCTGGGGAACGATAGGCTGGATTTTGGCTGGTTTGGCTATTAGTTTCCTATTTCATTGGGATTCTACCGAAGCTATTGCTCAAGGATTGCTTAAAAACACATTTCTTTTAGCTGGCATCGCCGCTTTGGTTTTAGGATTGTTAAGCTTTACATTGCCTAAAACGCCACCGAAAGTGAGTGAAGGAAAAATTAAAATTGCCGATATTATTGGTCTTGACGCTTTAAAACTTTTGAAGGATAAAAATTTCCTGATATTTTTTATTGCATCGATTCTGATTTGTATTCCGTTGGCTTTTTATTATCAAAATGCACATCCTTTCCTGACTGCTTCTGGAGTTGAAAATCCAACAGGGAAAATGGCAATAGGGCAAATATCTGAAGCATTATTCTTGTTATCCATTCCCTTGTTTTTTTCACGTTTTGGATTCAAGAAAACAATTCTGGTAGGAATGATTGCTTGGGCAATTCGTTATGTTTTATTTGCATATGGCGATGGTGGTGAATTGAGTTTTATGCTTATTCTCGGAATCGCTTTGCACGGAATATGTTATGATTTTTTCTTTGTTTCTGGACAAATTTATACCAATTCAAAAGCGGGTGAAAAATACAAAAGTGCGGCTCAGGGATTGATAACATTGGCGACTTATGGTATTGGGATGTTAATAGGTTTTGCAGTCGCAGGTTGGATAACAGATAATTACAAAACTATCGAAGGAGCAATCAATTGGCAAATGGTATGGATAATTCCTGCCGGAATTGCCTTTGCGGTATTCTTGTTTTTTATCCTTTTATTTCAGGACAGAAACAAATTGGTAAACGAAATTTAA